The Gloeocapsa sp. PCC 73106 genomic sequence GATATTTCATCTAAGAATCAGTATTTTCACTGAATCCACTTCTTTTAATTAGGTCTTCCGGACTGAGATTAGAGACAAATTCTTTAAAAGCTTGTCTTTCTTCCTCGTCAGCTTCGCGATCTACGGGGATAGAAGCGTCTGCTAATACTTCTTCCATTACCCAGATGGGACTATCGGTGCGTAAAGCGAGGGCGATCGCGTCACTGGGACGACAATCTATTTCTTTTTTTACTTCTCCTTGTTGTAGACAGAGAACAGCATAAAAGGTATTATCTTGAAGTGAATGAATAATAATTTTACTTAGACTGAGAGACCAGGCTTCGAAAATAAGACTTATCAAGTCATGAGTCAGGGGACGAGGCGCTTTTTGTCCCTCTAAAGCAGCGATAATCGCTTTAGCTTGTTCTTGTCCAATATATATGGGTAGAGCGCGACGATCTGTACTATCTTTTAATAATACAATCGGGCTTCGGGTCACAGCGTCTAAGGCAATTCCAGCAACTTTCATTTCAATCATAAGTTTACTTGCTCACACGAATAAAATTACTGATACTCCCACAGCTAACCTTAGATCTAGCAAGAGTTTTCTTACTGAATTAACATAAAAGAGTATATTCTAATTATATTCTCTCAAAAAAATAGCCGTGTTTACTGGATTAGTTCAAAGCCTGGGTAGAATTGAACTGCTAGATCAAGATCATCTGCAGGTAATCGTCGAGAGTCCTAATGACCCGATTATGGTTTCTGATCTCGCTCTTGGGGATAGTATAGCAGTAGATGGAGTCTGTTTAACCGTAGAAAAGATTTTAAGTAATGGTTTTGTAGCAATCGCCTCACCAGAGACCTTAAAAAGAAGTACATTAGGTCATCGAGACCAAGCGACTAAACTTACCAATCTAGAAGCTTC encodes the following:
- a CDS encoding bifunctional nuclease family protein yields the protein MIEMKVAGIALDAVTRSPIVLLKDSTDRRALPIYIGQEQAKAIIAALEGQKAPRPLTHDLISLIFEAWSLSLSKIIIHSLQDNTFYAVLCLQQGEVKKEIDCRPSDAIALALRTDSPIWVMEEVLADASIPVDREADEEERQAFKEFVSNLSPEDLIKRSGFSENTDS